A single genomic interval of Geotrypetes seraphini chromosome 1, aGeoSer1.1, whole genome shotgun sequence harbors:
- the TMEM271 gene encoding transmembrane protein 271 — MKLGARGACALLSSCLLLACALSAAAVGLKCFSLGSELKGEPFRLGTAAGAFYSGLLLCAGLSLLGSALLCCREREEGEGGEEEEEGAGGGKASAQNLLLLGVLVFMLGVLSAFAGAVIDGDTVSLAERKYSHHCLQQPGSPRPPPPPDTAVGCQKLKDYQRGLLISTILNSLECLLGLANLLLVKNYKWTRSQRRGRRGRRLQRRRQGSIFECEGRDFSPGAYPFQAVSYINVGLCHVLDEPGVEVHCGGHPSVELPGYSPMDPDLNASYPYCYPLPSERPPPYHEIYPAEPSPA, encoded by the coding sequence AGCTGCCTGCTGCTGGCCTGCGCGCTCAGCGCCGCCGCCGTCGGCCTCAAGTGCTTCTCGCTGGGCTCCGAGCTGAAGGGGGAACCGTTCCGCCTGGGCACCGCCGCCGGCGCCTTCTACTCGGGGCTGCTGCTCTGCGCCGGGCTCTCGCTGCTGGGCTCCGCCTTGCTCTGCTGCCGGGAGCGGGAGGAGGGAGAaggcggggaggaggaggaggagggggcaggaggCGGCAAGGCCAGCGCCCAGAACTTGCTGCTCCTGGGGGTGCTGGTCTTCATGCTGGGGGTGCTAAGTGCCTTCGCCGGCGCCGTCATCGACGGGGACACGGTGTCGCTGGCCGAGAGGAAGTACTCGCACCACTGCCTGCAGCAGCCCGGCTCCCCGCGGCCGCCCCCGCCGCCCGACACGGCCGTGGGCTGCCAGAAGCTGAAGGACTACCAGCGGGGGCTGCTCATCTCCACCATCCTGAACTCGCTCGAGTGCCTCCTGGGGCttgccaacctgctgctcgtcAAGAACTACAAGTGGACGCGGAGCCAGCGGCGGGGCCGGCGGGGCCGGAGGCTCCAGCGCCGCCGCCAGGGCTCCATCTTCGAGTGCGAGGGGCGCGATTTCTCGCCGGGCGCCTACCCCTTCCAGGCCGTCTCCTACATCAACGTGGGCCTGTGCCACGTGCTGGACGAGCCCGGCGTGGAGGTGCACTGCGGGGGCCACCCTTCCGTCGAGCTGCCCGGCTACTCCCCCATGGACCCGGACCTGAACGCCTCCTACCCCTACTGCTACCCGCTGCCCAGCGAGCGGCCGCCGCCCTACCATGAGATTTACCCTGCGGAGCCGAGCCCGGCTTAG